The DNA segment AGCTGTACACAGCCCGCCAAGTGGAAAAACGACTCCGGGTGGAAAGAGACGAGGCTCACACGGAGAGGAAGCAACTCAAGGGGCAACTGGAAAGTCTGAAAAAAGAGAGGGCGATGGGCAAGATGAACGAGGgtaggttgaggagggagaggaacgaggcgaggatggcgttggttttcaggggggtggggattCTGCCTCATGCGGGGGCGAGAGGGATAAGGGTTTCTCATCAGGGGGGCcagacggggttgggggctgtggggttggggccgggggagagggatatGGATAGTATGGATgaggtgggggggagtgagggtttgagggagggggtggggtttttgggggggacGTCGACTGAGGAGAGCTCgcctgctggtggtgaggacgggGGGGAGCAGGCTGGGGCGGGGTTGGTTCAACCTGACGgtgtgaaggaggggagttGAACGGTTGTCTTGTCGGTTGGCTGGTGGATGTCTTGATATGCGTGTGTTGGCTTGGTTCATTGTGTTTGAGCTTACCTGGGTAGGGCTCGTGTAACATCAACAGAATGACATCGTCGGAGTGATCTTTTAAGCGTAAAGAAATCTTATGACAGCATGCATTCAAGGTTACCGTTTGGGCAATTGCCAAGCAGGTATTGTTGATAGGCTGTTTGCTCAGCCACCCAGCCCGCAATGCTGCCAGATACCACCAATCATTTGAGGCACAGCCTCGTTGGGCTGCTCTCCATTCATGTCACTGATGGATTTCTCTGCTGCCCCAAAAAGCAACTGTTTTCAACCCAACACTTATTATCGCTTTGTCAAACACAACGCGGCCATTGCTCCACGTTGACATCAAACATCTCCTGCCAATACAACCACAAAGATGGCTCAAATTACGAGGACGGGTTCTCCAGGCGAAGTCTCAGACATTCTACCACGATCCTCTACAAATACCTACCAGTATTCTCCCTTTTCAAAGGACGCCGAAAAATCTTCGATACGTTTAATTCGACTTCTTCCAGGATACCCAAGCTCGCCTGTCGTTGTAGAGCTTGTAACAGTTCCACTGGATCCAGGCAAAATACCGTATTATGAGGCCGTCTCGTATGTCTGGGGGACTTCATACCAGCAGTACGAAATAGCGTGTGATGGTCTGTCCATGGCTGTTAGTGAAAGTGCTCTGTTGGCCTTGAGACGGTTTCGATTTGTTGATCATatcaggtaggtaggtgaaCCTCTATTTATGCTGGAAACCGAGGCTGATGCGACATGGCACGCGTTTCAGGCTTCTCTGGATCGATCAGATATGCATCAACCAGCAagacgacaaggagaagtCCTCCCAAGTCATGCTCATGGGCGAAATCTACGGAACTGCGAGCCAAGTCCTGGTCTATCTCGGGGAGGCCGACGACACAAGTGACAAAGCAATGGACTACATCTCTGAGCGACGCGCACAGCAGGAGGAATGGCCTCGTCAGTTTGTGGTCCAGGTCTTGTCACGTCCCTGGTTTAGCAGGGTCTGGATCCTTCAAGAGGTTGCTCTTGCCCACACATCACTGGTCATTTGTGGCGCCAAATGCGTGCCGTGGCCTTGTTTTCCCGAATGGTGGACACGAAACGAATTGCTACTCGGGCCCGAGGTCAACCCGCCGCCTGTCTTGTCATACGGACTCAGTGTCATGAAGCGCTTTACGCTTTTACAGCAGCTTCACGATACCCGACATAGCAAGGCCACTCTGGCTCTTGACAAGATATACGCTCTCTTGGCGTTACTGCAGCCCGAAGACAGGATTGGGGTTCTCGTGGATTACAGTTTGTCAACGGCCGAGGTGTACACCTCGGTCGCCAAATCAATCATCGAACGGACCAAATCATTGGCCATCCTGTccggaaaagaagaaaagccCTATGTCGAACGGGAAAGGCTGCCGTCCTGGGTGCCAGACTGGGGTACCGTCCCCTCCACCGTATCACTAGGGCTAGCCAACAAATACCTCGACCCCTTCGACGCCGGAGGAAAGCCAGCCTGTCGAGTAAACATCAGCATCCCCCTAAACGGGCCACCAACGCTACACTGCCTCGGTATTACCTTTGACACGGTCAAGAAATTGTCTCTTTCCACCATGCGTCCCGGCCAAGACGCAGCCACCAACAACGTCGAAGTACTAGTAGATTGGCTAGACCTCATAAGCGGATCTTCAAGCTCTGTCGTGTCGGAAACCGCCGATTATCTGATTGGCCAATTTAACCAAAACCTCCGCGGCGTATCCTCATACTCCCGCagcccaccacaacctccaaaaTTCGCCTATTCACTATGGACAACAATACAAGCCCTCTCCACTCCCACCCTGCAGCTCGAGCCAGCTGAACTTCATGCAAGAAACAACCGCGGTGaacccaccagcagcaccctaAAATTCTGTTACGAACGCAAGCTCTTTCTCACCCACAGCGGTGCGCTCGGACTGGGCCCCCCTGATCTTCTCCAAGGCGACACCGTCGCCGTGCTGCTTGGAGCACCAGTGCCCCATATCCTACGAAGGCTCCCATCATCAGAACAGAACAACTCCGCCAACGTATATGCTCTCGTTGGCGAGTGTTTTGTCGACGGCATCATGGCCGGGGAGGCTCTCAACCACCTGCAGGATCAGCTCAAAGAGATGGGACATCGATGTCGTACGTTTGCAAAGAGCTGCTCCAACGCCCCATTGGAGACCTTTTGTATCCAGTAATTTGTTAagctctttttctttctctctcacGTACGGTAAACACGGGACATTAAAATGAGACAAAAGAGAAAATAAACTCGAGACTCTTTCACTTTTATTCTTGATTGGCTTGATGAGTGCCATCTACTACAATACATCATGCAGGTAGCTAATCCTGACAAGGTTTACTTCAACAATAAGCTACAAAATTCCGCcttccctcaacccccaatcTCAATAACCATCCCAGGCCAGTATCGTggccacaaaaaaaaacagcaaTAATCGTACATTCGCCGGATTCTTTCTCTATTTGCCCAAGAAGCTTCACCATCCATCAAGCCAATCATCCTCAGCGGATGTCCACTGCTGGTCTCCGGATGCTGTCGGCCAAGGCTCAGATATCGTCGTCTCAGCCCCCGCAGCCCCCACGGCCGTATTATTCGACAACGACTCCACCTCAGCCTCCCCCGTATCCGAATACCGCTGGCTCATCTTCACATTAGTGAGCGGCGACTCCCCCCGCAAAACATCCGATCGAATCTCCTCAGCCGACCGAGCCGGGATGTAGTCCCGCCAATCGAGCCCAAACTTCTTCTCGCGCCTGCCGTTGAACCGAGCCAAAACTGCCCCGAGCTCATCGTCCGTCTCTGTACCCTTGACATGGGCGAACCTGAGCACAggcttccttttcttttcgtctTGCTCTGTGGCGACTTGCAAGGCTTTCCAGCACTGAAACATCCCATAGAGAAagctgttggtttcttgcAGACCGCGGAAAACGGCGACACCGTCATCGAGAGACTCGGGTGTGTCGGCCCCTGAGACGGAAGGGGCGGGACTGTCTAGGCTCGAAGCTGACGCATTCGCCAAAGTCCCAGAATTGAGACTGGTTTGTTGAAGGAGACCCTCGACGTGTGTCAAACTTTGGGCGTGGCCATCATTTTGGTTGCCAGCCGGATgtggaggaactggaggggCGGCAGTGTTGggggtgtggctggtgtgggTGGTTGAACTATCGTGGTTCCATGGCTGATATTTCTCGCGGTCCGAGCACGAGGCGGCAAacgcctccatctcctcgtcggtCCAGAAGCGAATCAAGTTGTAGGGCACCTCAGAGGTTTGGGCCCAGCGCTGGTTTTCATGGTGCGCAACGTCTTTGGCGACACGGCCCAAGAAGCCGCTGGTTGACAGGCTGGGGCAGCGACTTGGCTTGCACAGGGCCGGGAGAGCGAAGACCTTCATGCTGATGGGTAGAAGGAGgacgacctcctcgaccGTTTTCAACAAATTGTTGCTCATGCTAAGGTTTTCAAACATTGACCGATTGAAGCGTGAGCAGAAGATAGTTGCCGGGACCATGACCTTTTGAACTCCGTGGACATATGACTGAGCATCGACCGAGCTCATACGCAGCACCCCGATGGCATGGCCGGTAAAGAGAAGGTAGTCGCGATCAATGTGAAcatggttgtggagggggctCTTGAAGCGTTCATCAGCAGAGCGACTTGACCGCGATGGGAACGCCCGACGGTTCCGGGTGTCTCGTTCAGTGGGAAGAAAGTGGAGCTCCTGGGGAGTATCCGCGTAAAACTGGTGGTTCTCCTCGTGGACCCTGCAGTCGGCCAGACATCTGAGAGCGACCTCACGACTCTTGACGCATGTCTGGGCCAAGACACGAGCCGAATGGATTTCTCGGGCCGGTGGTAGGAAGGTGGAGACCGGGATGATGCGAGGGACCTCATTGACCTCAAGTTCCATTGCCATCTCCCAGACCATAACTTGGAGCTCGTCCGGGAGCTCTGGGAAGCGGGTGAATCGCCAAGCCGGGACGCTGGGGACCATGGCATCCATGTACAGGCGCAGATATTTATACGGGCCGTTTTGTGTGCCCGGCAATGGCTGATCATGCATGTTggtgggttgtggtgatgccATTGTTATCTCTGGCAGATGGCGGATGGCggatggagaggtggtgatcCGGGAACTGGGCGTGTTTGGTTTCGTCTGGTTCGATTGTGGGTGAAAAATGAAAAGCGACGATGCCGAGCTAAAGCGGCAACGGGACCgcaagagggagagaaggtgACGCAACGTCAAAACAGCAGGCCACAGCAGAGAAGGGCAGGGTAATGGTAGACCGTAGGGAAGGCGATAAAGCGAATTGGTCGTAGTCGAGTAAGGAAGCCTCCTCTCATTGCCGAATTCTCCCGAGCTACTCAAGTGTTGATATGGCCCGGTTTGCGTTGCTCAGACAGGCCACAGGTTGTCTGGTGTCCCGTGATTGCATCGAAAAGCTTGGCGGTCGGGCCGACGATCTGCGGAGAACAATGGGGATGGGACCCGCGGGTGCTCCGCTTTGCGCCGGTTGCAATCATGCAAGGACATCGACATGGTATTCCTGGCGGGCAGTCTGGAACAGcaatgatgaggaagagagatGCAATTATTTCACGGAAGAAAGGAGGACGGGACACGGAAAAGAAAGATAAGATAACCAATGCACCATTCGCCAAACCACGTGCATGTGGGTGATCCGTGCAGTGTTCCACAGGGCTGCTCAGATCTCACATCCGCCCCCACCTCACTGAAGAAAGGCTCTACACATCTTCTTCTAGGCTTCCAGGTTCTCACACATTCATGAGACAAGCTGAAATGGGTCTTGTTCTGCTTTGTTTACTTGTATTTTGATATATCACGACCAAGAATAAAGATTATATCAGTCACGTCATaaacctcacctcctcagAGCCTACTCTCTCCCAGCCGCAGCCCTACACAGTGTTTCACAAGTCTCGATTGGCTGTCCTTGTTGCCGGATAGCATTCAAAAAACTCAGCCCCCTCCAAGCCCCAGGTAAAATCGGGACTGCTGCGGCACAGCGCCAGAAGCAAGCCCAGTCAATGCCTTCAACCTCGAACTCTCGCATTTCAACCGTCGCACCCACCTGTTGCGCTGCATACGCTCCCAAATTAAGCATACTCTATCCCGCGCAAACCAGGCCCCCAGAGAATGTGGCGTCACagaggttgttgctgcggtCCCATCCCGCTTGGGGCCGGCGCCGAGTCAAAATGATAAGCTTCCAGCTCCCAGGAGAGACATTTGGCTACCGTCTTTTGCTTCCCCAAGCCTAAGCTCCCAACTAAAACACCAGGCTGTACTCATGTGTGGCCTCTTTCAtttcaacccaacccaacaccaGACAGGGTGAACTTGCGCCATCAGCGGCATGGAGAACCCCACActctacaacccaaccaacattacccacctctccaacctcagcaTATCTTACCTTGCAGATGTGCTTCTCGCCAAAGGCAACAATGCCACCCGCGACGGCTTCGGCTGCCGCCCCGCCTCCTTAATCCTTCCGCTTGACAATTTATCCATTTTGGAACTCGAACCCAACCCTGATATCCACATGAACCTCACCGTGGGGGTCAATCCAACCCAGCTTGATCCCGGGGTCTCTCAGCTGAGGGATATGGCGAGGGGTCTTTTTCCTTATCCTCTGAATGAGTCTGGCGTCGGAGATGTCGTCAACTGGTGGACTGACAACACCGAAAACCACCCAGCTGACACCAAGCGGTTCTTGGGCGCTGTGGTCAACATGTGTGGAGGAGAGTACTGCCGCTCAGGAAAAGTCACTGTCGGCAACCCAGATATTGTCGGGATAGGGGTATGTTCCTTGCCCAACATCATCGCTTAGCACCCTGACTGACATCACCACAGATGATAGTAGCCATAGGAATGCTCCTCTGCCTCACCGttgccttctccctcttATCCTTCGGCCCTTTGATCGACGTCGTTGCCCGCGCCCCTTACACCACCCGCAAAACCCGCTTCTCCCTCCGCGTCTCCTGCATCGGCACCGTCGACGAGCTCTTCTCGGCCGTGTTTGTCTTTGCCCTGGCCGTCATAGTCTCAACGTTTGTCTTTCGGTACCGAACCGACACCCGCTTCGATGCGCTCATGGCCAACGCGCTAAGCCAGCTCTGCAGCACCACTGTCATCATGCTCGCCGCGGCGTACTGGTGTCACAACCAGCACCGGCCGCACGCTACCGGGTCGGTGTTTCTCATTGCCGTCCTCACCATCGCCCTGTATGTCACCCATGCAGGAGTTGCAAACATGAGGGCGAGTGAAGCCGAGATGGCATGCGGCATAGGCAAACAGAGGGTCAGTCTTATGAAAGGCGACCCCTTTGACATGGAGAAATTCCACTTTGTTCCCGTGGGCTTTGGGAGCTGGTTTCTGGCCTTGATTGGTGCCGTGTTTCACCACCCGTGGATGAATAGGTTCAGGCCGACCAAGGACCACAAGATGATTTGGAGGATCCTGTGGAAGACGGTGGGCAGCTTCCCTACCGTGTTCGGCCTGATTGGACTGGCCGTATACATGGCGTATTTTATGAATACGTGGCAGCTGATGAAGGAGAATTACGGAAAGACTTTTAGTCAGAATGTCAAAGAGTGGGGTTTTGGACAGTATCTGGCTGTGTTTACCTGGGTGCCGCCGATTCTGACGTTTGGACACTTGTTTATCTCtgggatggagaaggcgatTGAGCAGAGGTTGCCGTATGGATGGACGGCCGTTAAACTCCACGGTTCAGTCGACTACCGCGGTGATGATAGGAAGGATGATGATCAGGGGGGGAGTAATTGGACAGGAAGTCGGAGCTCGCGAAGTCGTGTGCGGGAGGTGGACAGTTTGGCACAGAGGCACGAGATGGGGGAATTGTTGAACACATCGCCAAAGACGAAGACAGCGACGCCGCAGGAGATGATTTACCCATTTCCCGAACAGAGGCCGGGGCAAGTGGCGAGTCCGATCATCCCGTTTCCAGAGGGTCCTGGGCAGATGCCAACAGCGTATACGCCAGGGAGTTTGTATGATCCGGCGCATCCTCAAAGGTCCCCGAGATTCGCATATAACAATGGGGCGGGTCTGGAAGCCAACACGGGGTATCCTGCCACGCCTACGGACGCGCCTGGCTATCATGAGCCACGGCATTGATGTACGACTACTGTATTGGTGTTATCATTATTGGGTATACCCGGTTGGAGACAGGAGTCTGGAAAGAAGGGGGCATATGCCAAGATTTTGCTAGATTTACCAAGAGATCCTACTACATTTCACTCTACCACCACACCCCTAGGCTGCCTACTCATGCAACCTCCAATAATACTCCCCCACGTGCTTCCCATCCAGCACCCGTTTAAAAATCTCATGATTAAACTTGGACACCGAATCCAGTCCCGCCCCAGGCGGGTCCCACACGGCAAACACCACATCGGTCCACCAATCCACCGCAAActcatcctccctcaacacctccaaccagCACAACGCCACATCCTCGGCCGGGTTCTTGTACCTCCTCCCGCACCCCACCGCCCCAAGAACCAACCTAGTATGCCTGTGCATCCCCGCCACCCTCAGcgtcaacctcatcctcatcttgaGCCTTTCTCTGTCAGTATACCGATGAAAAGCCTGCTtcggcctcgtcctccccagcccagcaGGCACCATGTAGGTTTTTGTCTCGGGGCGGTACTGCGCCCCCATCGTGATGGCCGCCACGACGGGCAAATTCTCGGGGTGGTCCAGATCGAGGAAGCGACCGGACGTGTCCCGACGAACAACTTCAACGTACGGATTGTAGAGCACAGAGGTGTTCATTCCCACCGGGTGCCGCCCCCGTTCTAGACTCATCCCGAGAGAAGTCCTATAGCACAGACTCTCGCTCTGAGAGAAATCCCCGTGTCTACTACCCCGCCTCTCGTTCCCGGAGGGGCGGTCTACGTCGCTAAAGTTGAGGATTAATGGCCTGAACCGGACTGGCTGTCCGtctttggggaggggaggtgggtccCGCtcggggagagagagggccGCTTCAAGGGTGTCCATGTTGACTACTTTGACGGTTACTTGTGGGTTTTTGGCCGGGCGGATGGAGGGGTCgaggcgggtggtgttggtgaagtCGAATTGTTCGCATGTTTGGGCGTGGGAGGTGCGGCCGAGGcgggtgaggatggaggggaggacgcGGCGGGTTTCGGGGCTGAGGGCGGTGAGGTGGgcgcggaggatggggttgatggaggggtcgatttggggcggggggcttgagggggagggatcTGATTTgtttggcggggaggagggggaccgCGACCGCGGCCGCGACTTGGACCTGGACCCGCGGGAACAGAGGGCTCGGAGGGTTCAGAGTAGTCGGTTACTGACTCTACGTAGGGGGCTGGGGGGCGAGGGCCGCGGGGTCGGAGGGGTGCCAGGGGGGGTGCGGGGGGCAGGTTGAGGTAGGGGactggtggtgctgggcgGTAAtcctgtggaggagggtaggTCACCGGGCGGGACGAAGGGGCAGGGCGAGTAGGTCTTGGAAGCGCAGGGAGGGATTGAGGTCTAAGTcctggagctggaggcgaACGTCTCATTGTTGGAGGTGACCGTCTAATTGTTGGAGGCGAACGTCGATCACCGTGAACAGGATCAGTTTTGCTAATAGGGACAGGACGTCTCGCAatcagaggaggaggtctgccagaagggagaggtggtCTCCTATTGGAACCCTCAGCTCTGGCAGGGGAAAGAGCAGGTCTTGGACCCATAGGCAAGGCGTAAATATCAATTGCTGATGGTAGCATGTGGCGAGGCCCCCCGCCGACGCGCCTTTGGCGTTGCCATCTCCCGGGAGGGTTGTAATCAACCGGTTGAGGTACCCTGGGGTTAACATGATATCTGCGTCTGGCCTCGTCTGGGTTCAGCCTATGATCCCAGCCATCTGGCTCCTGCCGGTCCTGTGGCACGCTATCACCTCTGAAGCTGCCAAAAACCCTCCTACTCGTGCTGAAGGGAGATAAAACCATTATAGATTATGTGTACCCGAACAGCTGGCGATGACCCTCTTTTGCAACTGAGGTCGTTAAAACATGTTCAGTGAAAGGAATTGTCTAGCCTTGGGCCGAGGGGCCCGTCAGCATCTTCCAAGTGCCAGCACAAAGACACTCGAGGTATGGTGAAAGGAAAACTATGTCCAAGAACAGCCACAAAGACACAATGTGTGGGCCCTCTGAACGTTCTGGGTCGGAAGCTCCTCAAACAATGCTGCCAGATTGGGAATCTCTAGTAAGTGAGTCTTTGTTCAATCATGCCCAACAGCCACTTGGCGACAGCCACCACAATTCACATATCGAGGTGGGGAGTTGAGGTAGTCGGTGTTAGTAGCCCACCTAGGTTCTTGTTTCATTATGCATTAGAGCAAGCTCTGTGAACCTTGGAGGGCCCACTTAGGTACAATTATTCAACATTTCACCGTCAAAATCCGTAACGATTAAAACTCAAAGCCCAGTGTATTTGGTTAGAGACTAGCGAGATCAACTCCTGCTGCCAAGTCCCGGGAACACTCCGGCATCCCTAGTACCTATGTCGCGGATAACGAGTTGTAATCAGCAGACATCCCCACGAACAAGAACATTCCAATGGTCATCGTAGCTGCCGCGCCCCTTGGAATCGTGACCCCGGTTAGTCTTACACGCTTCGTTTACAGCTGATGCGCCATCAGCGATATCATTCCACGTGAGTTCCTTCTCGACGGTATCCTATTCCTGATTAGCAGATATCAAAGGTAGGAATCTGGGCCTTGGACAACTTACATCATTGCACCAATAGATGGCCGAGTTCCAAGAACAGCTAACACGCCCGCAATTGTTTGGGCCTGGGCCGTTCTTCGGCTTGCCAGTGATACTACGCAGGTAGTTGATACCCCACACGATGGTAACCTTGTCTGCGTACTTGTAGTCCACGTTACAGTCGATGTCGTCCGGGTCGTCAAGGTTGGCCGTGGAGTCCAAGCTGGCACTATCGCCTGGGGGAGGAGTCACCCGGGCCTGGAAGGTGGCGTTCCAGTCGGAGTAGCTGGCGTCCATCTGGGCGATGGCCTCCTGAATAGTGCCGGTCACTGTAACGGTGGCGCCAGTGGggtcgtcgaggttgacgggAAGGTCCCAGGAGATCGGGACTATGCCGTAGCCCGAGACGGAGCCCGGCTGTTCAtcgagggaggtgggagcgGTATGAACAGCCTGTAAGACATGTTAACTGGTGAACTGTATTCATATCGCCTAGAGAACTTACGCTGATCAGGGCCAGAAAACCGGCGAAGATGGTGGAAATGGACAACATTGTGTCCGTGTGTTCAAGTTGTAGATTTGTggctgttggttgttgtttatCGATGGTAGTGGGGAAGTGCTCTTGAGTGCGGTagtggaaaagaaaaagggcgAAGGAGGGTAGAAAGGCAAGTATATATACAGTTGAGGAGAGAGTTGACGAGTCGGTGGGACTACTTCGGTCGGccccaaaactccaccaCTGCTCTTCAGACGATGCCTTAGGCGGAGTTCATATGACCGGCACCCGATCTTTCCGGAGCAGATACGCCGCTTCG comes from the Podospora pseudocomata strain CBS 415.72m chromosome 5, whole genome shotgun sequence genome and includes:
- a CDS encoding hypothetical protein (COG:S; EggNog:ENOG503PEV2) → MLSISTIFAGFLALISAVHTAPTSLDEQPGSVSGYGIVPISWDLPVNLDDPTGATVTVTGTIQEAIAQMDASYSDWNATFQARVTPPPGDSASLDSTANLDDPDDIDCNVDYKYADKVTIVWGINYLRSITGKPKNGPGPNNCGRVSCSWNSAIYWCNDDTVEKELTWNDIADGASAVNEACKTNRGHDSKGRGSYDDHWNVLVRGDVC
- a CDS encoding hypothetical protein (EggNog:ENOG503PUGY): MENPTLYNPTNITHLSNLSISYLADVLLAKGNNATRDGFGCRPASLILPLDNLSILELEPNPDIHMNLTVGVNPTQLDPGVSQLRDMARGLFPYPLNESGVGDVVNWWTDNTENHPADTKRFLGAVVNMCGGEYCRSGKVTVGNPDIVGIGMIVAIGMLLCLTVAFSLLSFGPLIDVVARAPYTTRKTRFSLRVSCIGTVDELFSAVFVFALAVIVSTFVFRYRTDTRFDALMANALSQLCSTTVIMLAAAYWCHNQHRPHATGSVFLIAVLTIALYVTHAGVANMRASEAEMACGIGKQRVSLMKGDPFDMEKFHFVPVGFGSWFLALIGAVFHHPWMNRFRPTKDHKMIWRILWKTVGSFPTVFGLIGLAVYMAYFMNTWQLMKENYGKTFSQNVKEWGFGQYLAVFTWVPPILTFGHLFISGMEKAIEQRLPYGWTAVKLHGSVDYRGDDRKDDDQGGSNWTGSRSSRSRVREVDSLAQRHEMGELLNTSPKTKTATPQEMIYPFPEQRPGQVASPIIPFPEGPGQMPTAYTPGSLYDPAHPQRSPRFAYNNGAGLEANTGYPATPTDAPGYHEPRH
- a CDS encoding hypothetical protein (EggNog:ENOG503NW0I; COG:S), with the protein product MRRSPPAPGLRPQSLPALPRPTRPAPSSRPVTYPPPQDYRPAPPVPYLNLPPAPPLAPLRPRGPRPPAPYVESKSRPRSRSPSSPPNKSDPSPSSPPPQIDPSINPILRAHLTALSPETRRVLPSILTRLGRTSHAQTCEQFDFTNTTRLDPSIRPAKNPQVTVKVVNMDTLEAALSLPERDPPPLPKDGQPVRFRPLILNFSDVDRPSGNERRGSRHGDFSQSESLCYRTSLGMSLERGRHPVGMNTSVLYNPYVEVVRRDTSGRFLDLDHPENLPVVAAITMGAQYRPETKTYMVPAGLGRTRPKQAFHRYTDRERLKMRMRLTLRVAGMHRHTRLVLGAVGCGRRYKNPAEDVALCWLEVLREDEFAVDWWTDVVFAVWDPPGAGLDSVSKFNHEIFKRVLDGKHVGEYYWRLHE
- a CDS encoding hypothetical protein (EggNog:ENOG503NVV2; COG:S), translated to MAQITRTGSPGEVSDILPRSSTNTYQYSPFSKDAEKSSIRLIRLLPGYPSSPVVVELVTVPLDPGKIPYYEAVSYVWGTSYQQYEIACDGLSMAVSESALLALRRFRFVDHIRLLWIDQICINQQDDKEKSSQVMLMGEIYGTASQVLVYLGEADDTSDKAMDYISERRAQQEEWPRQFVVQVLSRPWFSRVWILQEVALAHTSLVICGAKCVPWPCFPEWWTRNELLLGPEVNPPPVLSYGLSVMKRFTLLQQLHDTRHSKATLALDKIYALLALLQPEDRIGVLVDYSLSTAEVYTSVAKSIIERTKSLAILSGKEEKPYVERERLPSWVPDWGTVPSTVSLGLANKYLDPFDAGGKPACRVNISIPLNGPPTLHCLGITFDTVKKLSLSTMRPGQDAATNNVEVLVDWLDLISGSSSSVVSETADYLIGQFNQNLRGVSSYSRSPPQPPKFAYSLWTTIQALSTPTLQLEPAELHARNNRGEPTSSTLKFCYERKLFLTHSGALGLGPPDLLQGDTVAVLLGAPVPHILRRLPSSEQNNSANVYALVGECFVDGIMAGEALNHLQDQLKEMGHRCRTFAKSCSNAPLETFCIQ